Genomic segment of Halictus rubicundus isolate RS-2024b chromosome 16, iyHalRubi1_principal, whole genome shotgun sequence:
TGGCGTTCACAATTTGTGCCTCGATATTGTCAATATCTCTCAGGGCATTGTGTGCTTTAATgcgttcactctgcacttcgGCATCAAATTCTAAAAAATAACGCTACAGTTAAACGACACGTTCTGTTATTTTATTATCGAATAAAGTAAAGTAATGCTAATCAAATGATAAACACCGCTCAATTTCTTCAACATTTCTTGAGCTTCTTTCAAAGTTTGATCGCCGCGTTTCACTGCGTCGTTTGCCTTCTCATTAGCCTCGTCCAGTTCTGCCAGAAGTTCAGCGGTGGCTGCTTGCTGATCTTGCGCTTTTTCTATCAATTCCTCGCTTTTCATTAACTTATCCATCATTTCCTTTATAAGATTTTCATTGCGATCTAATAACAGTTGAGCTTGTTCTTTCAACCGCAATCCCTGTAACAACACGTACACGTTAAAGCATAGGTACTAAATAACGTGTATAGCGTTTATCATCAACTGAAACTCACCTCTAAATTCACATCTTCAACCTGACTTCGTAATACTTTAATGTCAACGGTTGGAAGTGTCAAATCTAGAGTCAACAAAGCTATCGCTTCTTGTGATACATCGGATGATTTATTAGCCGCTATGCCGGTCAAGTTTTTCACTTCGTTCATGCGGTGTTCTAacaattctaatttattttctaaTCCTCGGATGTCCTCGCTGAAAACGCAAAACGCTTTTTAAAGAATGCTTTACCTCTCAATTAGTTCTAAAATGTACGACATACGTCAGGTTAGAATATTTCGATATTGCTTTCTTTGCAAGATTGTAAGCTTCTATAGTTGTATTTCGAGCTTGTTCTGCCAAGGTATGAATTTTCATCGCTTCGTTGACATTTCTGAAAATGGAAATTGCATTAGTAGTCATTAACTAGGGATAAATacgattttttataattttgtatcaggttattaatattataaactAATGTTGTGTAAAGCAACTCGTTGCTTACGAGTCAGCTGTTCCACGCGCTTCCTGCGCGATAGCTGTCATCTGCCTGTTCTGTTGGCCAACTTGTTCTGCACGGAATTTCGCATCGTTTAAAGCTGTTGTTCCATTTATGGCTAAATAATTTTCTGCTTCCtaatgtttaagaaaattacaattttttaatatccacGAATAAGACTTTGTTTTATTCAAAATCCTAAGAGAATATCGTGCTCACATTTAACTGATCGTGGATTTTATCAAGCACTTTTTCCGCTTCTTCAATGCTCATCAATCCTTCGGAAGTAGTTTTCTGCACTTCGGAAGCAGTTAAGTCTACCGTTTGAGAAATCTGATCAATTTCATTCAATTGATCACGTAGTTCGTCCAATTGTTCCATCAACGTTTTATTTTCACCTACAGCATTAAAATGTGTGATTTCATAAAATTCGGATGAAATTAGATTATTTGAATCATACGTACTGCCAGATCCTTGTTTCGCAATCTTCAAAAGATTCTTAACTCTGTCTTGAATCGTTAGCAACTCCTCTTCGAAATCGCTATCTTTTATGACAGTCGGACTACTGTTGATTTTTCGAAGTGTATTCTCCAATTCGGCTAGACGTTCCCTGTGTCTGTTGACAGCATCCTGAACGAGATTATAACAGTCTGGACAATCAACGCAGCCATTTTGTCTGTTGTGTTTGTTTTCCTTGCAACGGTCGCAACGTCTTCCTTCTACATTCGTGAGACACTGCAATGAAAGGATAAGCCATTGTACAAAGCACATCTTAGGACTGAGAACAAACGTCAGTACCAATCGAACTTACAGGACACTGTCCATTAACGTCGCATTGCAAGTCCTGAGAACCGATATGGTCGCAATCGCAAGGCTTGCAACCTTCTCTGCTGAAACCGTATTGATAAGGGAGGCAGGCATCGCAACGTTGACCGGTAACACCAGGTCTACACTCGCATTGGCCGGTAATGGGATTGCATGTGTGATTGTAAGAACCTTCCGGATCGCAATTACAAGGGGCACAACCCTAataaaaacaattcatatttcAAATCGAACACATTTGCAttaatatcatatgatgaaatTGTATGTACCTCGCCACTCAATATATGATAATATCCTTCTTCGCATTTGTCACAATTTTGACCGATTACGTGCGGCTTGCATTTACATTGACCTGTCAATTGCTTACAAGGCGCTATTCTGCCATCGTCAAGCTCAACTGTACCTGGTGGATAACACTGGCATAGTCTACATCCGTCTTCTCTGCGATCAGACAGAGCGTCTCCGTAGTATCCTAGTGACGAATATAATTTAGATTAATTGTTCAATTACATGGGATTTCATAAAACTCTTTGACAAATTTTATATAGCAATTTATGCGCGAGGATACCTGGCAGACACTCTTCGCAATGGAAACCGGCTGTATTGTTGACACACTTCAGACACTCTCCAGTTTCTTGATTGCAGTTTCGAACAGCGTTCAAATCGATATTATTGTTACAATCGCAAGGTCGACAAGCTATACCTTTTTCAGGATTTCCAAAGTATCCATCGGAGCACGTTTCGCATCTAGGTCCTGTAAACGAGAAACCACGTCGGTTATATGGTTCAATTGAAACGGAATTTGGTTCCGGTTCTTCATTTTTATACGTTCATGTGATTTTTCAGAATTCTATAGGTTCTTACCTGTTCTACCCGATGGACACTCGGAGCAAATAGGATCGGGGTTGTTGCCGAGCAATATGCATGGCCCATTATCAGGGCAGGGGCAAGGTTTACAATCATCGGATGTACCTTTCAACGGATGCCCATAATATCCGCGTCTACACAGTTCGCAGTTACTGCCCGCCGTGTTATGCTGACAAATACACTGACCGGTTTCGGCCTCACAAATATCCGCGTGGCCATTACAGTTGCAGGGAACACAGAGAGCGAAAGGACCACCATTTGGCGGATCATGGTGGAATCCAGGTGCACAGGACTCGCAAAATTGTCCTACGTAGCCATGAGGACACTGGCAATGCTCTACCCAATCGGCAGGTTCGCCCACTGCTCCTCGGTGAGCGGTTTCCAATTTAACATCGTCCAAAAATCCTCTGCCTTGATGAGTGTAGGTTCCTCGAATCTTTATAGCCGTCAGATTAGACAAGATAGACATGAACGCTCGAGAAGACAAACGCGGTTCCCAACCGTACTTCGGATGTTCGTGAAGTTTGAAATGGTACTCTTGAGACGCTACGCTAGGCAAACGATTGTTCTGTCCGAAGATCGGTAGCGTGATTTGTTCACCGTTTCCACCTTCGAGTATTAAATCCCGAGCCGTTGCGGCAGGACCAACTTCCCCGATTCTTAGAGTAAATGCCAAATCTTGATTATAGGATGCTCGTTGGTCGCCAAGAAATCTGTCGGGTGCAAGAAAATAGACGTTGTCTCGATCCAAAGCTGTAGCTGATATCGTTTGAGTGACAGGATCGTAGTGAAGCGGTATAGCGTTTCCAGCAACGGTTGCTGCCCATCGTTCGGCTCCTCGTGCAAACATGCTTTCAATTACAAGCTTAGAATAGCCAGTAGCTGGTTGGCATACTGAAGAATGGCCGTAACAGAAGCACGGTGTGCAACCAAATTCGTTGTCCATCGCAAGGTTAAAGAATCCTGGTCGACATCTATAAAGAAACATAGACCACCGTTAGGATATTGTTACAATACATTCCACTCAATTATTCCATACAATAGAATCtcaattatttcatttatttcctctatcgtatatattTTACTTCATATTATCATTTTATCATACATACTATCGGTATTGTACCGTTATGTGTGTGTCTTTAAGTTTATAAATGGAGATTCTACCGCGTGTTGTTCAGAATTTGATTTTGTGATCTGCACTGACATTCGACAACGTTTCCCTTCAACGTTCTCTTTGCATATGCAAGTGCCGCTAACAGGGTCGCAATTCGGTACGTTTGCCAAGGAACCTGTCACCTCACATTCGCACGAGGTACAACCGTATGAACCGAAGTTGAAGTAATTAGAAGAGCAACGGTCGCATTTGTTCCCCGTGACACCCGGCTTACACTGACACTTTCCTTCGCTGTTGCACTGCAGGCTTCTAGATCCTGAAATTACATTCGGTTAGATCACGTTCGGTCAGATTTCCGATCATACGGTTTGCAAAGACCGACGcgtaaaaattcgaaacaaGAATGTATTCAGTTGGGTAATTTAATGTGTTCCAAACAAGATGAAAATCTTATTGGACATTTTTCAAGATTAATCCACAGTCTAACGCAGTCCCGTTCAGGTATCGCCCGTGCGGGCAAAGAATTTGGTTGCCCGGGCATAAGCGAATTGGCGGGCAACGAACCACGGATAACGTTAATGATTCGTAAGAAATTGCTAAAAGTATTTCTGCTAAGATTAATGATACCGATCGAAGAGGGATGCATCGGTTTACCAATTTCGTTGCAGCCACAGGGAATGCAGTAATCTGCATCCggatgttggtaaaagttttctCGGCAgcgttcgcaattcgcgccatCACGATTTGCTCGGCAATCCTGGCAATGACCGCCGTGACCGGTGGTCTTGTACAGTTCCTTATCGAAGTAACATCTATCCGAGTATCCATTACAGTTGCAAGCTggaaaaaacaatgaaaataaaataatccaGTAAAATTTCAAAGGAACATCAGAAACCAGGatattgtacagggtgagtcaccaaacgttagcacctcaaatatctttgttgtttctaaagatacgtaaaatatggtaaggacaaagttgaatggtacaatggggctgacacgatgcaaaaaaaaattttgtttttatgtcattttttttggagatatcaaggtcaccttgacttttttaaacggaaccacccttttttaaacacctacaatgatagtccctttcattaggaattcagtgactataattagtccaaggtcattcaaggtcaaggacagaaaaaacgtatattaAATGTACGTAgacattaaaaaaagaaagtcaTTCGAATAGATTAATACGCTGCAGATCTGTACGTGTCATCGTCCACGTTCATAGATTCGATTTGTCCGAATGTCCCGATGTTTCTGTGAACTTTCTAAATACATAAAGGGCCGCAGTTTATTAGTAACGTTATGTAGATATTTACTAGATCCGGAGTACCACGGTAGAATCCCGTCCCATCTCGAAGAGGCAGAGATCGTTATGCTCGAGAATACCAAAAACACGATCGTTGCCACTGTCAATAGAAGGTCCATGGCAGATTTTCAAAGTAACAGGTGAATCTGTTTTACTTTGATTGCCTGCAAGTTCTGCGTGAATTCTTATTCATTATTTCATTCCGAAGTAGCTAACAGGCTTCGAAAAATTTAAGCGCATTCGAGATTATTCGTAAGTCTAACCGATTTTGCCATTAGTTCGTTCGGTACAGCCGATTGGAGAGCTCGAGGAACTGGAGCAACTCGATGCAATATTATGGTCTGATCGTTCGATGGTATTGTCACGAAATCACGATCCAATCCTGTTGCACGGTCGATTGCAGAACCAacgtgataaataaataaataaataaataaatggcgAGTCGTAACTCGGTAGCTCGGTAACGCGATAACGTGTGCAACTGAGCTCGCGGAACACAGAAAAGCTGCATTGTGTGCCCCTGCATTGCCAACAATCCCCACTTCAGAACAAGCAATGAACGTAAAAGGTAAAGCTGGTTAGGTAATGCCAGCATGATCGTGAACGCAAACTCTCTTCGGCTGGCCGAGAACGCGATACTCATAATGACGAAGGAACGTCTCGTCGGAGCAGACTGTTGACTACCTTTAAAATTAATGACAGTAATATTAGACCTACTATTAAtatcttttgttttttcgtttAGTTATAGTAAATTTGAGGTTTGTCATTCGATACGAGGAGTGGTGAAACCAGAAACAAATAATTCTTTAAGccgtaataaataaataccgCGTCCGATTATCACGATTACGAacgtttaattttatattacgGCCAACGTGTGCCTCCTATCGATTCTGAGCAATTTGATTTTAATCGGAGACGGATAATATATCTCGAGTATATCTTAGGTATAAAGTAATTGTTTGAGATCCATCGAGATGTGCTTTCGATAACGTCAGATAAGACTGGATCGTGCGGCT
This window contains:
- the Lanb2 gene encoding laminin subunit gamma-1 isoform X2, translating into MDLLLTVATIVFLVFSSITISASSRWDGILPWYSGSTCNCNGYSDRCYFDKELYKTTGHGGHCQDCRANRDGANCERCRENFYQHPDADYCIPCGCNEIGSRSLQCNSEGKCQCKPGVTGNKCDRCSSNYFNFGSYGCTSCECEVTGSLANVPNCDPVSGTCICKENVEGKRCRICRPGFFNLAMDNEFGCTPCFCYGHSSVCQPATGYSKLVIESMFARGAERWAATVAGNAIPLHYDPVTQTISATALDRDNVYFLAPDRFLGDQRASYNQDLAFTLRIGEVGPAATARDLILEGGNGEQITLPIFGQNNRLPSVASQEYHFKLHEHPKYGWEPRLSSRAFMSILSNLTAIKIRGTYTHQGRGFLDDVKLETAHRGAVGEPADWVEHCQCPHGYVGQFCESCAPGFHHDPPNGGPFALCVPCNCNGHADICEAETGQCICQHNTAGSNCELCRRGYYGHPLKGTSDDCKPCPCPDNGPCILLGNNPDPICSECPSGRTGPRCETCSDGYFGNPEKGIACRPCDCNNNIDLNAVRNCNQETGECLKCVNNTAGFHCEECLPGYYGDALSDRREDGCRLCQCYPPGTVELDDGRIAPCKQLTGQCKCKPHVIGQNCDKCEEGYYHILSGEGCAPCNCDPEGSYNHTCNPITGQCECRPGVTGQRCDACLPYQYGFSREGCKPCDCDHIGSQDLQCDVNGQCPCLTNVEGRRCDRCKENKHNRQNGCVDCPDCYNLVQDAVNRHRERLAELENTLRKINSSPTVIKDSDFEEELLTIQDRVKNLLKIAKQGSGSENKTLMEQLDELRDQLNEIDQISQTVDLTASEVQKTTSEGLMSIEEAEKVLDKIHDQLNEAENYLAINGTTALNDAKFRAEQVGQQNRQMTAIAQEARGTADSNVNEAMKIHTLAEQARNTTIEAYNLAKKAISKYSNLTEDIRGLENKLELLEHRMNEVKNLTGIAANKSSDVSQEAIALLTLDLTLPTVDIKVLRSQVEDVNLEGLRLKEQAQLLLDRNENLIKEMMDKLMKSEELIEKAQDQQAATAELLAELDEANEKANDAVKRGDQTLKEAQEMLKKLSEFDAEVQSERIKAHNALRDIDNIEAQIVNATQQVERAEKILLGSENSAEYTRETAKKAQTYAEDVSAKANAIRTEANKTKIEAVRVGNEAEKLHLRVDTTDSMMREYEIRIGQDSNITTEANHKVVQAKINVTLASQQVDKALADVAEILKELDVLPEIDDADLNRLEERLVAAENEIAAANLDKRIRALTDAKNSQSQWVKNYEDEVSRLRIEVENINDIRKVLPNDCHKRLRLEP
- the Lanb2 gene encoding laminin subunit gamma-1 isoform X1, translated to MTRGRHKKMLIVLAISMVAVLAEPDPAEEYVRFAHRDEDKCYDNTGKPQRCIPPFENAAFNVPMEATNTCGQERPTEFCKQTGVQKKSCEICRSGDHPALFLTDHDNNDNATWWQSETMFEGIEYPVQVNLTLHLGKTFDITYVRVLFESPRPESWGIYKRKNEDASWEPYQFYSATCRDNYGLPDSKETVRGDDTRVLCTSEYSDISPLTKGTVAFSTLEGRPSAYNFETNAALQDWVQAIDLRITLDRQNTFGDEVFGDDNVLKSYYYAIADVAVGARCACNGHAGQCVNSTSVDGKTRRVCRCEHNTAGPDCNECLPFYNDAPWGRATATDAHECKACNCNGYSDRCYFDKELYKTTGHGGHCQDCRANRDGANCERCRENFYQHPDADYCIPCGCNEIGSRSLQCNSEGKCQCKPGVTGNKCDRCSSNYFNFGSYGCTSCECEVTGSLANVPNCDPVSGTCICKENVEGKRCRICRPGFFNLAMDNEFGCTPCFCYGHSSVCQPATGYSKLVIESMFARGAERWAATVAGNAIPLHYDPVTQTISATALDRDNVYFLAPDRFLGDQRASYNQDLAFTLRIGEVGPAATARDLILEGGNGEQITLPIFGQNNRLPSVASQEYHFKLHEHPKYGWEPRLSSRAFMSILSNLTAIKIRGTYTHQGRGFLDDVKLETAHRGAVGEPADWVEHCQCPHGYVGQFCESCAPGFHHDPPNGGPFALCVPCNCNGHADICEAETGQCICQHNTAGSNCELCRRGYYGHPLKGTSDDCKPCPCPDNGPCILLGNNPDPICSECPSGRTGPRCETCSDGYFGNPEKGIACRPCDCNNNIDLNAVRNCNQETGECLKCVNNTAGFHCEECLPGYYGDALSDRREDGCRLCQCYPPGTVELDDGRIAPCKQLTGQCKCKPHVIGQNCDKCEEGYYHILSGEGCAPCNCDPEGSYNHTCNPITGQCECRPGVTGQRCDACLPYQYGFSREGCKPCDCDHIGSQDLQCDVNGQCPCLTNVEGRRCDRCKENKHNRQNGCVDCPDCYNLVQDAVNRHRERLAELENTLRKINSSPTVIKDSDFEEELLTIQDRVKNLLKIAKQGSGSENKTLMEQLDELRDQLNEIDQISQTVDLTASEVQKTTSEGLMSIEEAEKVLDKIHDQLNEAENYLAINGTTALNDAKFRAEQVGQQNRQMTAIAQEARGTADSNVNEAMKIHTLAEQARNTTIEAYNLAKKAISKYSNLTEDIRGLENKLELLEHRMNEVKNLTGIAANKSSDVSQEAIALLTLDLTLPTVDIKVLRSQVEDVNLEGLRLKEQAQLLLDRNENLIKEMMDKLMKSEELIEKAQDQQAATAELLAELDEANEKANDAVKRGDQTLKEAQEMLKKLSEFDAEVQSERIKAHNALRDIDNIEAQIVNATQQVERAEKILLGSENSAEYTRETAKKAQTYAEDVSAKANAIRTEANKTKIEAVRVGNEAEKLHLRVDTTDSMMREYEIRIGQDSNITTEANHKVVQAKINVTLASQQVDKALADVAEILKELDVLPEIDDADLNRLEERLVAAENEIAAANLDKRIRALTDAKNSQSQWVKNYEDEVSRLRIEVENINDIRKVLPNDCHKRLRLEP